The window attttgtgtagGTGCGTAGCAGCGTGAGTTTCACTTTTGCGAGATGAAGAAATAAGAATGATGAGTAATTGAGGTGTTAAATTTGGTGTCTTTTGATTTTAGAGTGAGGGAGATCAGAAGTCACGGCGCTGGAGTAGAAAAGGCGCCACTCTTGGGCTCAACAAGTTGATTTGATGATTAGGCTCAAAAGATTGTAAATTAATTCCTTAAGCCCATGTTacttgtaaataaattaactgggctttatatttattctataaatccaaaataaatagattCCAATTAAATCCTTTAGCAAGGcctaaataaaattttcgGCTTGAAAACTTGTCGTCCTTTCGAGAATTAAAAGATAGCAAaaagtcggggtgttacatatttaaattgactaatatctttaatgttgcatatattttgtagtataaaactataaaaaaatgagtcacttttattttaaaatatatgattatatttatggggattggttatgcaatatgtaagtaatataataaaatttgcgCATTTAATTAAACAGTAGAAGcaaccaataatataattcaaaagtcTAATACTcgctccgtccctgaaaatttgtcacctattttttttttcgttcgtgcctaaaattttgtcacctttcacttttaccatttttggtagtggaccacatattccactaactaattctcactcacattttattataaaattaatatataaaaataggccatacatgccactaactttttcaacccactttctattataatATAGATCCTCTCGTTCTTCTACTATCTTTTCCACTGACGCCACAGCTGCTTCACTGCAACCATACAATGAAATCGATTTCAGCGTTGCTATTTCTCCAACTTCACATGGGATTTCCTCGAGTTCGGATATGTAATCGGGACAAAGCTTCTCGAGAAGTGGAAAGTGGGAGCTGTCTGACACAATCCAATTTACTAGACCTTCACAACCCGACAGCCGTAGAAACTTGAGGTTCTGGAACTGGCCTTCAATTGTTTCCCACTTACCGGTTCTGAAGACACCAATTGTTAATTTGAGCTTCTCAAGAAGAGGTAACGAACCGATTTTAGGCAATATGTCTTCCAACTTTGTGCCAGAAAGGCTTCCAACAGCCAACTTCTTGATAGAGTTGGGGAAATTAATCCTCAGCAAAAAGTCACCACTTTGACGAAATGTGTAGAAGTGTAAGCTTCCCAATTTACTGAAGCATTGAAGATAGCTTAGACAGTTTTCTCCCTCCATTTGATCCGAAGTGTATCCTATACGTAATTTCTTCACATTGGGAATTCTTTTAACCACATCCTCATTCAATAACGAATCCACAACTCCTTTGAGTGTTTGCAGATTCTCCATAATGACAATGTCACTATCGTCACTAGGAGGATTCGGGAGAATCAATTTGCACAGCCCAAATTCAAGATGCCGAAGTTGATGCAGTTTCCAAATTTCATTTGGTACATAAAGATTGTTCCCAAAATATGAACAAATAATCAATGTCTGTAGATTCCAAAGAAGATCAATTGAACTAGAGAATCTGGACTCATCATGAATATTGATAGCAAGGTACCACGAGGTCACCAATTCCAACACGTTTTCTACGAAATAACAATCGAAGATCCTGAGACGGTAGAACTTCCACATCCTCACTATATGCTACTTCGTCGTAATCACATATTATGGAACGAGCATGTGACAAAGATCCTAACAACCTTCCTGATTTAAGAACGCTTCGACGTTCGCTAATACTAGCCGGAGGACCATCTCCTATGACATGGTAAAATCTTTCCTTTTCAGCTTCTTTTAAACACAAATCTCGCaacaaatcatgaattttacaaAACTTAATGTTTCCAGTAGACCCCAATTCATCTATTAAAACGAGATTTCGATcaaccaattccttaaaatacTCTCGTGCAAGTGTTTCCAAACATTTTCCACTCGTTGGTTTTAAAAATCCTTCAGAAACCCATAACTTTTCAAGCATTGATACACGGATACAGTCATCTTCCCCAAAAACACCCATGTACAAAAAGCATGGCTTTAAATAGTTCGGCAGATAGATATAGCTCATCCTCAGTATTTTCAAGCAAAATCCATCGTTACTGTTAATAacaattgaattcaaattttgctCTATACGCTCCCAACATTCTTTTGTGCGCTCAGACTTTGCCAAAAGACCTCCTATCGTAGCAATTGATAAGGGAAGTCCTTTACAATTTGCTACAATATTCTTTCCAATATTCTCCAACTCAATTGGACACCTTTCTTTCCAGAACACAGTCTTACAATATAAATCCCAACTACTAGGCTCATCTAGAAATTTCATGCCAACTATTTGGTTATCaggaaagaaaaattttaTCTTCTCCCACACCTCTATGCTCCACATATCATCCATTATTACGAGATATCTCCTACCAAACAAAAACTGGTATAATTTTTGTCCCAATTTATCCTCACTCAAAGCACTACTTGAATCTCCACTTGCTCTAAAAAGAACTTTTCTAAGTATTTCTCTAACATTATAAGTTTGAGAAATCGTAGTCCATGCACGAATATTAAAGCGCTCCTTAACAAGTGCATTCTCAAATAGATTCATGGCAAGAGTGGTCTTACCAATTCCACCCATCCCCGTGATGGGGATGATTTGGAGGTTGAGTTGATTTCCAGCGAGCTTATCTAGAACTTCAAAAAACACTTCTTTAGAGCCCACGATCACGTTTTCTTTCACAGTGGGAGAAGACTCCGACAAGGCAGCAACGGGTTTCTGCTTGGTCTGAGCTTCAATTGCAATGCTCATCACCTCTTTGTTGATCAGATCCATTTCTTCTATCACTTTCTGAAGATTGTGATAGAAGTCATGATCTTCAACGATTATGCATCCATTGTGAATTTGATCGACAATATGGGATTCGATAACATCCTCAGCCGCGTAAACTGCATCAGCAATGCGACGCTCCAATGGATCAGCTTCGTGGCTCTCAGCAAAAGGGGAAATATAGCCATCAAGAAAATCCTGCAAGAAGGTAATGTTTTGAGTGAGGGATTGAACTTGTGTTTCGTCGATAGAAATGGGAGGGGAAGGATGTTTCTCGAGGGTATTGATGATATGCATAAGAGAAACCAGAGCTCCATAAGCAGCCATGATTAACAACTCTCTCTATgtgaatgaaaatgaagaaCTGTAATAGATAGAAAACTTATCTTGTATTGTGAAGGATGCATATGTGGCATCTTGAAATCCACAAAAAATGCTGCACTTATCCTATCGAATATgtacattttaatttacatgGATCTTAGTTACACTCCCTCCGGTATCGTTAGAAgtcccattttttatttgtgagggtttttaataattatttgactCTTTAAAcaaaagtggaaaaagttagtagaatttGAGTCTAtgtttattattgattttataatataatatgagtAGAGTGAGTAAGTAGATTGTGGGTTTACTTgcctaaaatagtaaaatagtGGAGGCTGTtgggaggtggccaccttcccggCTGGAGAAAGATGTAGCTGACCGTGGGAGAACACCATCTCCACAACACTTGGTGTTCAGATATGGCTAAAGTTcaaaagaacttagactgATCAGTCGAACTTTAGCTCATAAAGaatttagtaagctcgggcgttttaagagaaaactataagtgttactgtgatggcatgaaaatattttcaacagatatgtttatatttcggcaatgtgttcactgagtatctttgtactcagccctgcatatatttctatatgtgcaggttgaggtGATGGTGGGTGAGTAGAGTTTAcgattttcattttattttatgtagaGGCTCTCGGAGGTGCATGGCTCCATACATGTTATCATGTTCATCTCGCTACATACTAAGGGTCTAGATAACATTGGCTGTTCTTCCATATTGTGATAAATATCTATTGATGAATAAGGTTTTAAATCAACAGCAGTCTGCCTGCCATGTGGCCCATGGCCATCGGCATGCCGCCTCACTCACCACCGCCATTCCATCAGCCGCGCCTCGGGTCCGACCCAATAAAGTGCACCGTTTTGTGTACCCTAACGCCATTTCAAAACGCATTGGCATGACTTATCCAAGAATAACTACTCTTATAAAATCTAGTATATACCTCTCaacttttagaaatttcaGATACAAAACTATCAGCAGCAAACCTTGCTCCAaaatcccattttttttaactacaaAAAGACGTTAAAATTCACAATAATCTTACTCAAAATTGTGTGgaaattcacaaataatattagcTCATTTCTTCtctaaatatatgtatatcacAAAAGGgatattcaaaaatatgattctttttcaatattcaaaatctGCAAAATCCATTTATCATGAGTTTCATCctatgaataaaacagatacACTCTGTTTCTCAGCTCCAACCAACTGCAACCCCCACTCTTCTTGATCCCCTTCCGGCTCATCACATCTCTCGTCTTCATCGCATCGACCCATCTCCCTCCCAAGGCATTGCTATTTGACAGCAGGACATATGCCCCAGGCTTCGCCTCCGCAAGCTCTGAGAGCTTCTTAGACACCCTCGACCCCAACTCTTTGTCCCTGTCGGTTCTGCAGCCGCTGAGCAAAGCAGACTATGCGTTCTCCTCGGGTTCACATGGCATGCTCACCACGCACGTGTAGTGCTCTCCATCGAGTCGAAGTAAGCAAGCCCATTTTCGACTAGACCACAGTGAGAGCAAACAACAACACTGACAGAAATAAGAGCTCATATGCAAATCCAATATTtatcaaatgaaaaacaaGATGGAGAACAAATTACATAGAAACACAATGCATGATCTTACAGTAGAGCATAAGTAAGAAACATAATGCTTGCTCTTAAAAATTACAACTCTAATACATTCTGAGCTACCTCGGTCTTGACAGTTTTCGGCATCTTCTAGTACTTACGAACACAAAGGTCTAATTGCTCTCCATAAAGATCCACATGTTCTTCTACTATCTTTTTCGCTGACGCCACAGCTGCTTCACTGCATTTATACAATGAAATCGATTTCAGCCAGACAACTTTCTTTCCCAAAcacaattttacaaaataaatccCAACTTATCTATAAATTTCATGCTAACTATATAACACTCGTTCAACTGAGAACTTAAGTCTGTTAGCCTAGTTGTTACGATTATTCGACTCCCATTATGGTTATCaggaaagaaaaatttaatcttCTCCCAAACCTCTATGCTTCACATATCATCCATTATTACAAGATATCTCCTACCGAACAAAAGCTGGTATAATTTTTGTCCCAACTCATTCTCAGTCAGATCACTACTAGAATCTCCACTTGCTCGAGAAAGAACTTTTCTAAGTGTTTCTCTAACATTATaagtttgagaaattgtagTCCAAGCACGTATATTAAAGCGTTCCTTAACTAGTGCATTCTCAAATAGATTCATGGCAAGAGTGGTCTTACCAATGCCACCCTTCCCCGTGATGGGGATGATTCGGAGGTTGAGTTGATTTCCAGCGAGCGTATCTAGAACTTCAAAAAACACTTCTTTAGAGCCCACGATGACGTTTTCTTTCACAGTGGGAGAAGACGCCGACAAGGCAGCAACGGGCTTCTGCTTGGTCTGAGCTTCAACTGCAATGCTCATCACCTCTTTGTTGATCAGATCCATTTCTTCTATCACTTTCTGAAGATTTTGATAGAAGTCATGATCTTCAACGATTGTGCATCCATTGTGAATTTGATCGACAATATGGGATTCGATAACATCCTCAGCCGCGTAAACTGCATCAGCAATGCGACGCTCCAATGGATCAGCTTCGTGGCTCTCAGCAAAAGGGGAAATATAGCCATCAAGAAAATCCTGCAAGAAGGTAATGTTTTGAGTGAGGGATTGAACTTGTGTTTCGTCGATAGAAATGGGAGGGGAAGGATGTTTCTCGAGGGTATTGATGATATGCATAAGAGAAACCAGAGCTCCATAAGCAGCCATGATTAACTACTCTCTCTATgtgaatgaaaatgaagaaCTGTAATAGATAGACAACCAATCTTGTATTGTGAAGGATGCATATGTGGCATCTTGAGATCCACAAAAAATGCTGCACTTATCCTATCGGATATgtactttttaatttacatgGATCTTAATTTAACTCCCTCTGGTCCCTATTAGAAGTcccattttttattgtgagggttttaaaaattatttaactctgtaaataaaagtggaaaaagttgATGTTAATTGATGCACGCAGGCTTGGGTTCATGTTCTTAATTATGGAGTAAGATTAGGGAAGattattttcgatttttaGCGAATTTTGTTTATGAGGATACTGTTTTGCTAAAtctcccaagtgtgtgtgtattcACTCAGTATGAATCAGAACTGTGTAATCAAATAGTTTTTTGATATGATCATGTGCGACTAGAGATCCAGTGAGGAGTTAGAGAACTAACGGTTacacttttttccatttaaacTTTCTGTTGCAGGTGCGATATTTGCTGGAGCCAAATGTGGTACACTGTCACACTCCTCTTAGGACTTGTTATTTGAGTGCTCTTATAGGTTCATGTGTAGGGCACAAGTAGTACATTATTTCTTGTATTCTATTTCTGCATATCTCTTTAGAAGTCATATCCTTTTGACATTGACAGAGGACTTTCTGTTGGCATGTTATCTGTTGGCATCGCGTTTACCCATCGTCCTCCCGAAGCATAGCTATTCAACAGAAGGACATACGCGCCAGGCTTTGCCTCCGCATGCTCTGAGAGCTTCTCAGATGCCCTCGAGCCCAACTCCTCGTCATGGAAAGGACTGGTTGATGGTAAAGGACTGGTTGATGGTAAGACTGGAAATCTATACTTCTGGAACCCAGTGACCAACGTCACCCAGTATGAGAAACCTGTTGCCTCCCCTGTTTTGAGCTCGGCAGTTGTTAGTGATGCTTTGGGTTCATCTGCTCAAAAGGACTCACAGTGCCGTGATGAAGGCAGAAACAACAATGCTGGTTCATTGAAGCCTGCTTCAGATCCGGGAGCTGATCAGGTGCTTCaagtttttatatatatatatatatatagggtagtGTTAAGCTACTTTTACACCTTAGAGTACTATTTCCTTCCTTATATCATCCACTAGATTATAGTAGTGGACGGTCAAGATCAATCTTGGTAAATGGATCCCGGCTTGCATTATTTGTCATATGTTGTGCATTATGAGGGTGTATTAGTAATCACACCATAGCTCAGAAACGTTTTAAAACGGAAAGGCCGAGAAATTAGCGGGATTTTGTTATTCCTTCCATCTGctcattctctctcactccatcCCATCAAAGCACAACTTCTCCCCTCATTCAAAGCCcaaaaaccctagccgccaaAAGGGAAGCTGCAGATTCCGAGCGCCGCCGTCAATCGTGTCAGTGAATCGCGACGCCGAGCGTCGATTCGGAGTCACCGAGTTCAGGGTTTTGTACGCTTGCGCCGGTGGACGTCGATTCAACGAATTTATACAGAAAAGGTGTGTTTTTAAGTCTTGATTTGTAGTTTGAAACACTTCAAATCGCGGTTTTTTTGTCAGGTAAGGCTCCGCACAGTAATCGTCGTTCGTTTTTTTGGGCGATGGAGTTCCTTTTTGCTGTAATGCACaaaacttttgttttttttataaaaaaattacaaatttctGAGTAGCAGTGGTTGGGTTATCCCAATTTTCAAGTATATTCATGGTTTCtatgttgaattttgtttgGTCTTTGAAATTGGCATTTGAAACGTACTGCAGTGGTTGAATTTGCTCTAAGACTACAAGTTTTCTTTTACATCTTTTGTAGGTGATAGATTTTGGACAAGATTTGGGGGTTTGTTGACGAATTAACTTTGGTTATGGTGTAAAATCTAAAGTGTGTTCTGTTCTTCTTGCGTTTGTTAGTGTGGGAATGTCGAAAAGATGGCGCCCCTTCAGAAGCCAGCTAACGCAGGCCGAACGTGAGAATGCCTTGCCTTTTAACTAATttgatagtatttttttacacTTATTATAGTGCATTGTTCAGTATTTGTTATGCATTTGTGTCattattatttgcattataattctattttttctctgttGAATTGTTGTCACATTATTAAGCGCATTAGCTGCATTATATTGATAGATTTCACCATTGTTGATGTATGTGCTCTGTAATAGTCATTATTAGGTTGGAATTGTGCAGTATTGGTTATTTGGAATCACAGATGTACATTATTAGGTTGAAGttatgcattattaaatgGTCTATTAGCATTACTGTAAGGTCATACAGCGGAAATTTTAACAATGACATAGTATGATGTTGTCACTTATTATGTTGCATTATTCAGTGATTGTTGtgcatttttatcattattatttgcCAGAACTGAAAGTAATGTTATTGATCTCGATCCTGTAAAATTGTGACGTTTTCAGTAGCTTTCTGAATTTTTTCTGGGTTTGTAGTGGATTTCGATCCGGGACTGAAAGTGATGTCGATTTTGTGTCTTACAGAGAACAAATGACGAAGAGAGGTAGAGTAGAGCATACAATACCCCACCAACAGACTACGAAGGTTACATACTAGTGCCCCTGTGTTGATGCATTATTTATAGGTTTTGTGAATTATGAAGGCTTTTCTTTGCATTATGACtgatactaaattaatattagcCATTATTAGATTATTATGTTGCATTACCCAGTGGACATGATTGCATTATGTTTCTGATTTATTGCATTATACATTGACAGACATGTGTTACTGTGAGTTAAGTTATACAACCAGAGATATGCCACCGGGTTTTGGAAGGAGAGGCCGCCAAAGTTCGTCTTCGAGAAGTGGGTCGAAGATTACGAGCTGAATTGATCACATGAGTAGTCATTGAAACGCtctttagtttattttgaaCAATGTGGTTTTTTTTAGGATAGCACATTTTGGAATGAAAAAAGACAAATTATTTGTTGGTCAATTTTGAACAATACTTAGCTCTTGCTAAATGAAACATATTGTGGTGCTAGTGTGTGCTGTCGTAATCAGAacatatataatgtatgtAATGAGCCAAGTAATGCCAATGTATTGATTAATAATGTCAAAAAGGGTAAGACGTTAACAGGATTTTACTGAACTCTTGCTAGGCTGGCTATGCAATAATGAAACAAATGATTCGAATAATGTACAGAATGTGCTTAATGATGCAGAAATAAAATCTACAACAAGTTCTGTCGTGGCATGTAATAATGCACATAATCATGAACGATAATGCATGGAACAAGAAGGTTAATAATGCAAggctaataaaatatttttaatataaagttCATCGCTACAACTATTTAATGCAAACTATATGTATTCAAAATGCACATTATCAGAATAAAATGCAAATGTAGTATGCATGGAATGTTCACTGTAGTATGTACAGTAGTAAGTTAACGGCtagaacaaaaaaatgaacaattttttcatttataatgcACATTAACGTGCAAAAAATGCAAACGTATTACCCCTAGAGTGTTTACATTGGTAGGATTACTAACAATAACATCAAgctttcttctttcccttactcagctttttctccttcaacatCTCCTTAAGCATAGGACAATTTCTAGAGTCGTGATGCCCCATCTCATGGCACGCCTCACACTGTCTTAGAGGCCTAGAAGCGTCCTTCAAAGCCTTTACAAAATATGCATTACAAAGTCTATTATATGCATTATAGAAAGATACATGTCCCTTATGTGTATAGGTTAAGAGAACTCCATAACCCAGACGAATTGTAAACCATATAGTATGATTTAATGAAACTCGTTCACTTTGAAGAAGACAGTGGTACTTAGTATATACTAAACCCTAGCCCCCAATGGTTCACTGCACGGGCATACACATCGTAGAAGGCGAAACAAAAATCCAGAGATTTGAACTTCTGCCCAACCACAGGTTTCAAATCATTCGAGCATTCAGGTACACAACCACTGCACACGATCAAAAAAAATCTCAGCTAATAAACAATAGCCCGTGCATTATCTATCAAATATTTTACAGGTATACAGTAATGACTCTACATTATATGTATCTTAACACACAGCACGAAGTGTAATTAACGCGTCTCCACCATaaacaatacaaaataaaacgtGCATTatctatataattatttacattatactgtattaaatctacattatttgtATCTAATAACACAACACTCTATATTACTTAACGTGTAAACCAAAagcaaaacccaaaaaaattggAAGAAGTTTGGGTTAGTATGTgcaatttgaaaattaacGAAACTTTGATACAATAAACTATGACTTATCTGAAAGAATTACCTTCGTCCAAATAAGCTTCATCTATAGTGGAAGAACCACCTTCTTCCATTGAATTAACGAAAAACGCACACAATGCAGACGTCCGGGAACaattgaaagagaagaaagaacaATGATAGAGAAGAAAGAACAaataaagagaagaaaagaacGATGGAATTCtgggagaagaagaaataaaatcaacGCAATATTTGCTGAAGAGAAATTTATGGACTTTCCATAACCACCTAAATTGTCATTACCTTTTAAGCCCTTTtcgttatttttaattaaaaaaaaaatgcacaaTCAGGCCTTAATTTAGGCCATTAGATGTTAATAATGAAAGGATgagattaaaaaggaaaaagcaTATAACATAGGAAAAGCATTTGAATACACCTCTATATATATANNNNNNNNNNNNNNNNNNNNNNNNNNNNNNNNNNNNNNNNNNNNNNNNNNNNNNNNNNNNNNNNNNNNNNNNNNNNNNNNNNNNNNNNNNNNNNNNNNNNGGTATCGAGAGGGGTTTTTTTGTTTAGGATTTTTGTAGGAAGCCGATTCATGAGGTAAACGGAGGTAGCAATAGCTTCTGGCCAGAATGACTTGGGTACTTTGGATTCAATTATCAGGGCTCGGGTCATTTCGAGGATAGTCCTACTTTTTCTTTCGGCCACCCCGTTTTGTTCAGGTGTGTATGGGCAAGTGGTTTGGTGAAGGAGGCCTTTTTCGGTAAAGAAGTCTGTCATTTTTTGGTTTACAAATTCTCTGCCATTATCGGATCGTAAGGTTTTTATGGTGGTTTGAAATTGGGTTTGGAcaagagtgaaaaaaaggataaatttATCAACTACCTCCGACttatgtttcaaaaaatatatccatgtCATCCTAGAGCAATCGTCtacaaatatcacaaaatatctaaaaccATTCCCACCCACAACAGGTGAAGGACCCCACACATCAGCATGAACAagggaaaaaatagaattcataCGAGTATTTGTAGATTTAAACGATTGTCTGTGGCTTTTGGCCAAAACACAAGTCTCACAAGAAAAATCATTCGAGATAGAAAGTTTAGGAAATAATAAACTGAAATAACCAGGGGAGGGGTGTCCTAGTCGTTGGTGCCAGAGCCAAATTTCCTGTTTCGTGGATCCGTGAGCCAGCATCGCACTACCTTGTTGGGCTATCTCGTCCACGTAGTAGAGTCCTTGGttctcagtgccacgcccaagtATCCTCCTCGTCCGAAAATCCTGCAAAATACAGAAGTCGGGATGCATCAGCAAAGTACAATTCAGCTCTTTTGTCACATGACTTATAAACATCAATCTTTGGGATAGCGTGGGAACATAAAGACAATTAGACAATCTCAATGTTGGGGATATTTCAATGGTACCAGCCCCGGCCACAGTAATAAGTTCTCCACTCGCAGTCTGAATATAAGTCTTAGTAATATCACTAAAACTAACAAAATCATCCTTATTTGGTGTCATAGTATCTGTAGCTCCACAATCAAAAATCCATCCTTTCTTATCATTTTCAGAATCCCTTTTTACAGTATATGCAGcggaaatattttttaaaggcTCGAAACGATTTTTAAGGGTCAAAGGACTATTTTGCTCGAATTTAGGAGTATCCGGGGGTTTTTCG is drawn from Salvia hispanica cultivar TCC Black 2014 chromosome 6, UniMelb_Shisp_WGS_1.0, whole genome shotgun sequence and contains these coding sequences:
- the LOC125195892 gene encoding uncharacterized protein LOC125195892 isoform X1, coding for MAAYGALVSLMHIINTLEKHPSPPISIDETQVQSLTQNITFLQDFLDGYISPFAESHEADPLERRIADAVYAAEDVIESHIVDQIHNGCIIVEDHDFYHNLQKVIEEMDLINKEVMSIAIEAQTKQKPVAALSESSPTVKENVIVGSKEVFFEVLDKLAGNQLNLQIIPITGMGGIVTIVTLSLWRICKHSKELWIRY
- the LOC125195892 gene encoding uncharacterized protein LOC125195892 isoform X3, producing the protein MAAYGALVSLMHIINTLEKHPSPPISIDETQVQSLTQNITFLQDFLDGYISPFAESHEADPLERRIADAVYAAEDVIESHIVDQIHNGCIIVEDHDFYHNLQKVIEEMDLINKEVMSIAIEAQTKQKPVAALSESSPTVKENVIVGSKEVFFEVLDKLAGNQLNLQIIPITGMGGIVKQLWRQWKR
- the LOC125195893 gene encoding uncharacterized protein LOC125195893 produces the protein MAAYGALVSLMHIINTLEKHPSPPISIDETQVQSLTQNITFLQDFLDGYISPFAESHEADPLERRIADAVYAAEDVIESHIVDQIHNGCTIVEDHDFYQNLQKVIEEMDLINKEVMSIAVEAQTKQKPVAALSASSPTVKENVIVGSKEVFFEVLDTLAGNQLNLRIIPITGKGGIVKQLWRQRKR
- the LOC125195892 gene encoding uncharacterized protein LOC125195892 isoform X2 produces the protein MAAYGALVSLMHIINTLEKHPSPPISIDETQVQSLTQNITFLQDFLDGYISPFAESHEADPLERRIADAVYAAEDVIESHIVDQIHNGCIIVEDHDFYHNLQKVIEEMDLINKEVMSIAIEAQTKQKPVAALSESSPTVKENVIVGSKEVFFEVLDKLAGNQLNLQIIPITGMGGIVTLSLWRICKHSKELWIRY